Proteins from one Dysgonomonas sp. HDW5A genomic window:
- a CDS encoding M15 family metallopeptidase has translation MKMQLLSLIISLPFFIFSCQNKPESNRVESPIEDSIHTDTIIVREIEEQVPAKSSMALYLEEQGLVNIHSLDSTIHVDLKYATTDNFTKEILYDDLTEAYLHPIAAQKLAKAQQLLKEIDPDLSLLVYDAGRPMSVQKKMYKVVQNTPYREYVADPSKTGMHNYGMAVDLTICRSDGTALDMGTSFDFFGKAAGINQEEQLLNEGLLTREQINNRKLLRKVMTEAGFITIRGEWWHFNAVSRSEAKRDVNVIE, from the coding sequence ATGAAAATGCAGTTATTAAGCCTAATAATTTCACTCCCTTTTTTTATTTTTTCTTGTCAGAATAAACCGGAATCCAACAGGGTTGAATCACCTATTGAAGACTCCATTCATACAGACACTATAATAGTTAGAGAAATAGAGGAGCAGGTACCTGCCAAATCTTCTATGGCTTTATATCTCGAAGAACAAGGTTTGGTAAATATTCATTCTTTGGATTCAACTATTCATGTCGATTTAAAATATGCAACAACGGACAATTTTACGAAAGAAATATTGTATGATGATCTTACAGAGGCATATCTTCATCCTATCGCTGCCCAAAAACTGGCGAAGGCTCAGCAGTTATTGAAAGAAATTGATCCCGACTTGTCTTTATTGGTATATGATGCAGGCAGACCTATGTCTGTGCAGAAGAAAATGTATAAAGTAGTCCAAAATACACCTTATAGAGAATATGTTGCCGATCCGAGTAAAACAGGGATGCATAATTATGGTATGGCTGTCGATTTAACGATCTGCCGATCCGATGGAACAGCTTTAGATATGGGTACTTCTTTCGATTTCTTTGGTAAGGCCGCCGGAATTAATCAAGAGGAACAACTTTTAAACGAAGGTTTATTAACCCGAGAACAAATCAATAATCGAAAACTGCTTCGAAAGGTGATGACAGAAGCAGGGTTTATTACCATACGTGGCGAATGGTGGCACTTTAATGCTGTTTCGAGAAGTGAAGCAAAAAGAGATGTGAATGTTATAGAGTGA